A section of the Oncorhynchus nerka isolate Pitt River linkage group LG3, Oner_Uvic_2.0, whole genome shotgun sequence genome encodes:
- the LOC115103858 gene encoding elongator complex protein 6, whose translation MFAELNSILNTSPDSFKPGEFILVSDKHTDASFLIHHFLSFYLRAGCKVCFLGLVQSFSHYSAISQRLGVSLTQAREKGQLVFLEGLKESLGVLLQGESSKGTRTMDFLRDPSSGLRGLYDFVRDNVRGAVGGAEEWGPPVLLVDDLSVVLSLGVSVGAALDFSHYCRATVCSELQGSMVMLVRCEAEEEEESDDEGSERLLRGLIHQCSLTLQVQGLPTGYCRDIHGQVEVCWRGQCDKQQAQKKLFQYKVHDKGASFFARGMSSAVL comes from the exons ATGTTTGCAGAGCTCAACAGTATTCTCAATACTAGTCCTGACAGCTTCAAGCCG gGAGAGTTTATTTTAGTGTCTGACAAACATACAGACGCGTCCTTCCTCATTCACCATTTCCTCTCCTTTTATTTACGAG CGGGCTGTAAGGTGTGTTTCCTGGGTCTTGTGCAGTCCTTCAGTCACTACAGTGCAATCAGTCAACGGTTG GGTGTGAGTTTGACCCAGGCAAGGGAGAAAGGGCAGCTGGTGTTCCTAGAGGGACTAAAGGAATCCTTGGGGGTACTGCTTCAGGGGGAGTCCAGCAAAGGAACCCGGACAATGGACTTCCTCAG AGATCCCAGTTCCGGCCTGCGGGGTCTATATGACTTTGTGCGGGACAATGTAAGGGGGGCAGTGGGTGGAGCTGAGGAGTGGGGTCCCCCTGTGCTCCTGGTGGATGACCTCAGTGTGGTCCTGAGTCTGGGGGTCAGTGTTGGGGCGGCGCTGGACTTCAGTCATTACTGCAGAGCCACTGTCTGCTCTGAGCTGCAG GGCAGCATGGTGATGTTGGTGCGATGTGaggcagaagaagaagaggagagtgaTGATGAAGGCTCAGAGCGGCTCCTGAGGGGCCTTATACACCAGTGCAGCCTCACACTCCAAGTACAGGGTCTTCCCACTGGCTACTGCAGGGACATCCACGGACAA GTGGAAGTGTGCTGGCGAGGACAATGTGATAAGCAGCAGGCCCAGAAGAAACTCTTCCAGTACAAGGTCCATGACAAGGGGGCTTCCTTTTTCGCCAGGGGGATGTCCAGTGCAGTCCTTTGA